The proteins below are encoded in one region of Chloroflexota bacterium:
- the secE gene encoding preprotein translocase subunit SecE produces MPLAGRGQGLAGLFRELRSEIKKVNWPTPRQTANMTGVIVALSAALGAFLGLVDFTFQELFRLLLQGIGAAGFGA; encoded by the coding sequence ATGCCGCTGGCCGGGCGTGGCCAGGGGCTCGCCGGCCTGTTCCGCGAGCTGCGGAGCGAGATCAAGAAGGTCAACTGGCCAACGCCCCGGCAGACGGCCAACATGACCGGCGTCATCGTCGCCCTCTCGGCAGCGCTCGGCGCGTTCCTCGGCCTGGTCGATTTCACGTTCCAGGAGCTGTTCCGCCTGCTGCTGCAGGGGATCGGCGCAGCCGGCTTCGGGGCGTAG